One Hordeum vulgare subsp. vulgare chromosome 4H, MorexV3_pseudomolecules_assembly, whole genome shotgun sequence DNA window includes the following coding sequences:
- the LOC123448718 gene encoding uncharacterized protein LOC123448718, whose product MDGKKKRNRKKKGNQGKNTGDAVTNADEAVPQSHNDDLAPKENYSGADADDAVSSVGEGTQYQNHEQTPHANQNVANVDETISPSVGEVIPCDENHEPTMTQENHKVSNTVYADQRSIGMSDSTVELDKDRLYEAKLDKLHDTIKQLEDEKGLWLQKMNKMESEIEKLHNKVGYHAQNEVILEEKLNNLQNGHDMLVKKEEVLDNKVKCVEDVNGVLTHQETFLKERLSGLEETNKALQEQVKVLDEASKSTVEENQQLLVSVDELESRLQTLEAKIALTEASITKEVPKNEVMNQTDLAGSFLHKQTAGFMTVISKGNELTADRGLNSSLVVTSDNIYSHVSNIPVGAYASDHADETSAHFPEATSSNGAGQSLMNANARQGFDEPRMSGEIVPVPLDDILIHEDDPQPAGSDVETAEEVPFTDAPIVGAPFRLISFVARYVSGADLVNQK is encoded by the exons ATGGATGGCAAAAAGAAGAGGAACCGGAAGAAGAAGGGAAACCAAGGGAAGAATACTGGTGATGCGGTGACCAATGCCGATGAAGCTGTTCCTCAGAGCCACAATGATGATTTGGCTCCAAAAGAAAATTATAGCGGTGCTGATGCAGATGATGCAGTGTCCAGTGTTGGAGAGGGAACACAGTACCAGAATCACGAGCAGACTCCGCATGCAAATCAGAATGTTGCAAATGTTGATGAAACCATATCGCCGTCTGTTGGTGAGGTGATTCCATGCGACGAGAATCACGAACCTACCATGACACAGGAGAATCACAAAGTCAGTAATACAGTCTATGCAGATCAGAGGAGCATTGGGATGTCAGATTCTACCGTGGAACTTGACAAGGACCGCCTTTATGAAGCAAAGCTT GATAAATTACATGATACAATAAAGCAATTGGAAGATGAGAAGGGTTTATGGCTTCAAAAAATG AACAAGATGGAGAGCGAAATTGAAAAGTTGCATAACAAAGTGGGTTATCATGCACAAAATGAG gtcattttggaggaaaaactTAATAATCTACAGAATGGGCATGATATGCTTGTTAAAAAGGAG GAAGTTTTGGATAACAAAGTCAAGTGCGTAGAGGATGTCAATGGTGTCCTAACTCATCAGGAG ACTTTTCTTAAAGAAAGATTAAGTGGACTGGAGGAAACCAACAAAGCATTACAGGAGCAG GTGAAGGTACTGGATGAAGCTTCAAAAAGTACTGTTGAGGAAAATCAGCAGTTGCTGGTAAGTGTGGATGAATTGGAATCAAGATTACAAACCCTTGAAGCAAAGATTGCACTAACTGAAGCCTCCATTACTAAAGAG GTTCCTAAAAATGAGGTGATGAATCAAACAGATCTGGCCGGTTCATTTCTCCATAAGCAGACTGCTGGTTTTATGACCGTGATCAGTAAA GGTAACGAACTTACTGCTGATAGAGGTCTGAACAGTTCGCTGGTGGTTACTTCGGACAATATCTACAGTCATGTCAGCAATATTCCCGTCGGTGCCTATGCTAGTGATCATGCAGATGAAACTTCGGCACACTTTCCAGAAGCAACGAGCAGCAATGGTGCTGGCCAGAGCCTCATGAACGCAAATGCACGCCAAGGATTTGATGAACCAAGAATGAGTGGTGAAATTGTGCCTGTTCCGTTGGATGATATACTGATTCATGAAGATGACCCACAGCCAGCGGGATCAGATGTTGAGACAGCCGAGGAGGTTCCATTCACCGATGCCCCCATTGTTGGCGCCCCCTTCCGGTTGATCTCGTTTGTCGCTAGGTATGTCAGCGGTGCAGACTTGGTGAACCAAAAGTAA